A genomic window from Bacteroidota bacterium includes:
- a CDS encoding metal ABC transporter permease, with protein MKTFIDFISLNDPNVLFVVMGMILLGISSATIGTFAFLQKRALTGDAIAHSVLPGVCLSFILFDSRNLWILLGGAFVTGWLSIVCVDVITKRSKLKSDTAIGLVLSVFFGVGILLLTYIQQSGNAAQSGLNNFLFGKAAAMQPDDIKTMGGVSILIIVMVLTFFKEFKVLSFDPAYAQSAGLPVNKLQLLLTTLTVLAVAAGIQAVGVVLMAAMLITPAAAAKYWTNDLRKMILLSVLFAVTGSVIGAYVSYTDNKMPTGPWIVMMISLIAVLSILFAPKKGVVPKYIIRKKYLNKMLRENILKEMYHLEEKNPGKNVFTLSEIVEEREMKNREFKQGFSMLLHNDYVVKHVNGFLLTEAGQAEGKRITRIHRLWEMYLTQQLQIQGDHVHDDAEGIEHIITPEIEQKLIMLLDKPEKDPHEKIIPY; from the coding sequence ATGAAAACATTTATAGATTTTATTTCACTAAACGACCCAAATGTACTATTTGTGGTAATGGGAATGATTTTATTAGGGATCAGTTCTGCTACAATTGGAACATTTGCGTTTTTACAGAAACGTGCTTTAACCGGAGATGCCATTGCACATTCGGTTTTGCCGGGAGTATGTTTGTCGTTTATATTATTCGATTCACGCAATTTGTGGATTTTATTGGGTGGCGCATTTGTAACAGGATGGTTATCTATTGTTTGTGTTGATGTAATTACGAAACGTAGCAAATTAAAATCAGATACGGCAATTGGTTTAGTATTATCAGTGTTTTTTGGTGTGGGGATATTACTACTTACTTATATTCAGCAAAGCGGAAATGCAGCGCAAAGTGGTTTAAACAATTTCCTTTTTGGAAAAGCTGCGGCCATGCAACCGGATGATATTAAAACTATGGGCGGTGTAAGCATTTTAATTATTGTGATGGTGCTTACATTTTTTAAAGAATTTAAAGTATTAAGTTTTGATCCGGCTTATGCCCAAAGTGCAGGCTTACCGGTAAATAAATTACAATTGTTGCTGACTACATTAACGGTACTTGCAGTTGCTGCAGGCATTCAGGCAGTAGGTGTTGTGCTTATGGCTGCAATGCTTATTACACCTGCTGCTGCAGCAAAATACTGGACGAACGATTTACGGAAAATGATTTTGTTAAGTGTTTTATTTGCAGTTACAGGCAGTGTTATTGGTGCTTATGTATCCTACACGGACAATAAAATGCCGACAGGGCCATGGATTGTTATGATGATTTCATTGATTGCTGTTTTGAGTATTTTATTTGCACCTAAAAAAGGTGTAGTTCCGAAGTATATCATCCGAAAAAAATATTTGAATAAAATGTTGCGTGAAAATATTCTGAAAGAAATGTATCATTTGGAAGAAAAAAATCCGGGTAAAAATGTTTTTACACTTTCAGAAATTGTTGAAGAGCGCGAAATGAAAAACAGAGAGTTTAAACAGGGTTTTAGTATGTTGTTGCACAACGACTATGTTGTGAAACATGTAAACGGATTTTTATTGACAGAAGCCGGTCAGGCAGAAGGCAAACGTATTACACGCATTCACCGTTTGTGGGAAATGTATTTAACCCAACAATTACAAATTCAGGGCGACCATGTGCATGATGATGCTGAAGGGATAGAACATATTATTACGCCGGAAATTGAACAAAAATTAATTATGCTTTTAGATAAGCCGGAAAAAGATCCGCATGAAAAAATTATACCTTATTAA